TCGTTACTGCCATATAGGTCATGCCGTCAAAGGTGGCATAGCTTGCAAAACAGCGTCCTGCGGCTTCGGTAGTACCCGTCTTTATACCCGGCCAGTTGGTGTAGTAGTAATCGGTGAACTCGTTTATCATATAGTCGGTGCTGACTATATATGTGCCTCGGGGGTGATAGTCGGTAGGTGCCATCGTGAATGAGGGACTGCCCACAAGTTCCCTGAAAACCGGGTACTTGTTAAGAGCGTACCTGCATATGGTGGAGATATCCTTTGCAGTGGAGAAATTCTGCTGAGTGAACAGACCGTGAGCGTTTGAAAAATGGGTATGTTTCAGCCCCAGTTCGGCAGATTTTTCGTTCATCATATCCACGAATGCGGGAACGTTTCCGCCCACGTTTATGGCGATTATATTCGCGGCTTCACAGGCTGATGGTATCAGCAGTGCCGCCAGCAGGTCGTAAGCGCTGACAGATTCGTTGGGCTGTATATCGGCGGTCGCCGCACCTGTATCGTAAAGTTCATCAAAGGCTTCGGTGCCTGCGGACATCATCCTGTTTTTCAGGGTGCTTTCATCGCCGCCCAGTTCATCCAGAAGAACAACAGCCGTCATAAGCTTTGTCAGTGAGGCGGGAGGGACTTCCTTTTCGCCGTTGATATCAACTATGACATCGCCGCTGTCCATATT
The genomic region above belongs to Ruminococcus albus AD2013 and contains:
- a CDS encoding D-alanyl-D-alanine carboxypeptidase family protein, encoding MKNKLRVISALLCAVLIFADIGSFSASALSFVPTAVDADGERRDIKLYSECVYMVNMDSGDVIVDINGEKEVPPASLTKLMTAVVLLDELGGDESTLKNRMMSAGTEAFDELYDTGAATADIQPNESVSAYDLLAALLIPSACEAANIIAINVGGNVPAFVDMMNEKSAELGLKHTHFSNAHGLFTQQNFSTAKDISTICRYALNKYPVFRELVGSPSFTMAPTDYHPRGTYIVSTDYMINEFTDYYYTNWPGIKTGTTEAAGRCFASYATFDGMTYMAVTMGAPMEKLPEDIKKGEEDPDSMYADDVVYYNFIDHINLYEWAFDTLVQKDFINEFSEVRDVKVGYGKKARLCKPQTRLRIQPYVACEYPHR